From the Ferviditalea candida genome, the window AAAATGAAAGGCGTCACCTATGTTGTGCATAGGCGCCCGGTCTTTTTCAATCAGCGGATTGTAGGGGGCTTGTCTGTCTTTCATGACATCACTGAAGTGGAGGAGCTGAAAACGGACCTCAATTTTGTGCAGAGTTTGAATAAGCAATTGGATTCGATCATTCATTCGAGCTATGACGGTATTTTCATCTCTGACGGAAAGGGCAACGGCATCAAAGTGAATCAAGCTTATGAGAGGATTACCGGTGTGAAGCCGGAAGAGTTGTTGGGCAAAAACATGAAGGAGCTATTCCTGTAATGAATTAAAATGCGGTTTGCAAAACAAAAAGCGCCTCCTGTATGCTGGGTCATGGAATGCTGTACATTCACTGCCCTAATT encodes:
- a CDS encoding PAS domain S-box protein, which translates into the protein MEQYLNELIETVNSSVLFVDHEGTIVYCNRRTVNVAGMPESEIIGRFINDVFPDSKLMDCIRTGEYHFGQKVKMKGVTYVVHRRPVFFNQRIVGGLSVFHDITEVEELKTDLNFVQSLNKQLDSIIHSSYDGIFISDGKGNGIKVNQAYERITGVKPEELLGKNMKELFL